The Candidatus Kuenenbacteria bacterium genomic interval AGCCACCTTAATGGCTGGTACTTCGAGGACAAACAGGTCTATGATCTGACTTATTTGTCTATTGGTTAATTTGCTGTTTGGTATTAACTTGCTTGCCATGTTATCAGCATAAATGTTTATGCTGTTCTAGACAAGCTCCTAAAAAAATTTTCTACCTCAGTAAAGTTCTATGATGGTGATGCTGCAAGGAAAAAAGTTCAATCACATTTTGTAAAAATATTTTTTTATTTACTAATTACTGGTGTCATAATATGGGGGTTGTTTGTCTCAATTTACCATGTGCGTTGTCTTTTTTATAATTCTCCAGTTAAAGATGATTCAACCTTCTGGCGGGCCGTAAAGACTTGTGATCTTGATTAATAAAGATGTGTTTATAAATTTTGTTTTATAATATTTAATTTTTCAACGTGTCTAACACAATTTTGACTCACTACGCCAAGAAATTGGAATTGGCCAAGAAAGCGGATAAGTTTTTGGCGGAGATAATACAGGAATCAGGGTTCGCGCCGGAGAAAGAAATCTGGCGCGGTTTGATTTTGGGCGATAATAAAAAAGCTGGTAGTGTAATTTATATCGGGAAATACAAAGGTGGGCCGGCGATTTTAAAGATTCAACATTTGAAGCCGGTGGTTAATGAACCAGAGATCATTAGATTGTTTTATAAGAATAGCAAGAGCCAGAAAGTTTTTGTGCCACGAGTATTTTTTGAGGGGCCATGGGGCAAGAAAAGGGGATACGGATATTTTATAAGTGAATTAATTCTAGGTCGGAGAATTTTGGGAAGGCAAGAATTTTGCCGTTTTTATGAGGAGTATAAAACAAAGATAAAGATCAGGCCGGGCTGGTGGGCAATGAAAGCAGAAGAAAGAGATGTGGTGACTTTTAATTTGAAGAGATTGGAGAGTTGGCTGAAAATTGTACAAACTTCCAAAATGTTAAAACCGTCATTTTACCAGCCGAAGATTGAACTTTATAAAAAAATATTAAAAAAATATGGGTCGCACCAGCCCATGGAATTTATGCACGGGCACCTCTCGCCTCACGATATTATTAAAACTCCAAGTGGCAAGTATTATTTGATGTCCAATTTTTTGTGGAGTTATAGACCGCAGTGGTATGATCTCGCCTTTAATCTCTGGGTGCATATTAATGATTTGCCGGAAATAAGTTATAATGAATTGGATGACTATATCGAAAATTGGTTGGTGGCATATAAGAGTACGAAAATGGTGAGGAAGGATAAATATTTTGAAAGGTATTTTTGGTTAAATTTGTTGGAGCGGGCGCTGGGGTCGATTTTGGTGGATTTCGGGTCGGTCAAATATCCGGCAGAAAAGAGAAAGATGGTGAGGGTAAATTTTGAGAGGTGGAAATATATTTTCAATAAAGCAGGGGAGAAAGCTCAATTTTAAAATTTAGTAATTGAAAATTAATCATGTATAAACTATCAGTTTTGAAGAACGGAATAAAAGTGGTCACTCACAATATGCCCATGGCGCATGGAGTGACGACGAGTATTTTTTGGGGTGTTGGTTCGCGCTATGAAAATGATCGAGTGGCCGGGGTATCGCATTTTTTGGAGCACATGTTTTTCAAGGGTACAAAAAATCGGCCAAAACCGGAGGATATTGCCAGGAGCATTGAAAGCGTGGGCGGGTATCTGAACGCGGCCACGAGCCAGGAAAGCACGATTTATTATAATCGCATGCCAAGCGCACATAGCGAGAGGGCTTTGGAGGTCTTGGCGGATATGATGAATAATTCTCTTTTTGAAGCGGAAGCGATGGAGAGGGAAAGAGGAGTGATTTTGGAGGAGTTGAATATGTATTTGGATACGCCAATAAGGTATATCTCTGATTTGATGATGAATCTGACCTTTGAGGGCAATACTTTGGGGCGTGATATTATCGGGACAAGAGAAAGTTTGAAAAATATGCGGCGGCAGGATCTGATTGATTATATAAAGAAGCATTATCAGCCGCAGAGGATGGTGGTTTCTGTTGCCGGCAAGTTGGAACACAAAAAGGTGGTGGGGCAGGTGACAAAATATTTTGGTAAGGTAAAACCAGCGTCACGGCCAAAATACAGCAAGGTGGGCGCAGTCAAAAATGGGCCAAGGGTTTTGGTACACTATAAAAAAACTGATCAGGCTCATCTAGCGATGTCTTTTCGGGCTTTGCCATACAATCATAAAGATATTCCAGTTTTGACTTTGTTGGATACGATTCTCGGCAGTGGGATGAGCTCCAGATTGTTTTTGAATATCAGAGAGAAACTAGGGCTGTGCTATTACGTAAATTCGGGCACGGATCAATTTGAAGATACTGGTCTCTTTGCTGTAAACGCTGGGGTGAATATAGAAAAAACAGAATTGGCTATTAGGGCGATTTGGGAAGAGCTACAAAACATAGCCAAGATAAAGGTCTCAAAAAAAGAATTGGCTGAAGCCAAGGAGTGTTTGCGCGGCGGCACTAGTTTGGAAATTGATAATACTGATAATATGGCCATTTGGTATGGTACACAGGCGCTTTTTGGCAAAAATATAAAGACCCCGGAACAGAAAATAAAGGAATTGTTGCGGGTGAGTGAAAATGATATAATGAAATTGGCTAGAGGTCTCTTTCAAAGAGAGAGGATAAATTTGGCCTTGATCGGCCCGGTGGGCAAAAAAGAAAAATTTTTAAAATTTTTTAATTAGAAATATATGCCTATAAAAATTGGTTCTGCCGAAAAAGCGCTTTCCTATCGTTCGATCATGCGGGTGGTAGTGGTTTTTTTGGCGTTGTTTTTTATTTATCTGGTGCGCGATGTGTTGGCGCTTTTGTTTGTATCAGTGATATTTGCGGCGGCGATTGATCCGTGGGTTGATTGGTTCAAAAAGCGCAAAGTGCCCAGAGCCATTTCTATTTTATTTATTTATGTTTTGTTAATAGGGGTTTTTAGTTTGATAGTGGTAATGTTAGTGCCAGCTATGGCTGAGCAGATAGTGCAGATAGTCAATAATATTCCAGATTATTATGAAAAGATTTCCGTAGGCATCCATACTCTCAGGGAGAGAGCGGGGGATAGCGCCGCAGCAGTGAGTAGCGATTCCGTGGTTTCTACTTTACAGACTTTGAGTACGACTTTGGCTCAAGCGACCAAGAGTATTTTTGTGACAGTGACTAGTATTTTCGGTGGTATATTGTCGTTATTCGTGGTTTTGGTGATGACTTTTTATATTTCTGTGGAGGAAGACGGCTTGAAAAAATTTTTAAAATATCTGGTGCCAGGCAAGCAAAGACATTATGTGATGGATCTGGTGGATAGGATGCAGATGAAAGTCGGTTTGTGGCTCCGAGGGCAGTTGCTCTTGTGTTTTGTGGTTGGCATATTGGTTTATTTTGGTTTGTTGTTTTTGGGGGTGAAGTACGCTCTACTTTTGGCTTTGGTCGCTGGGATTCTAGAGATCATACCATACTTGGGGCCACTACTGTCAGGATTGATAGCCGTGCTCGTGGTCTCATCTGATTCTTGGACCAAAATAGTATTTGTAGCTGCTCTGTATCTGATTGTACAACAATTGGAAAATCAAGTGATAGTGCCTAAGATCATGCAGAGGATGGTGGGTCTAAATCCGATCGTAGTGATCATGGTGATCTTGATCGGAGTAAAGCTGGGCGGGGTAGTCGGTGGTCTTTTGGGCGTGCCAGTAGCCGCGGCGATCAGCGTTTATTTTGATGATATCTTGAAGGAGAGACACGAGAAAGAAGCGGCTAATTAATTTCTAAATAATAATTAATTTATTAAATTTATGGACAACCAAACACAACCGGGCCAAAATATTTTTACTACTTTAGGGTTAAATAATTTACCAGAAGAAAAGAAGGCCGAGTTATTAAATAAGATGACCGACTTGGTGGAGACAAGGGTAATGACCAGGATAGTCGATGAAATGAACGAAGATCAAAAAAAGGGTTTTGATAAGCTGGTGGAAAGCAATGCGAAGCCAGAGGAGATCAATCAGTTTCTACAGGATAATTTTCCTAATTTTTTGAATATATTTGAGGAAGAGACAAATCGGGTAAGGTCAGAGATGCTGAGTATGGGTGAGGCAAAATAATATTACTAATTAATTATTAATATTATGAAAGGGGAAAGTATTGTAGGATATTTTCACGATGATGATGTGGATGATTTTGATAAACCCAAAAGAGACCAGCAGGCATATGAAACGGAGATAAAAAGGGCAGATGGGGGTATCAAGAAAAAAAAGAAACCAATAAAGCAGGAGCAGTATATAGACTCTGAAACAGCGGAGATGATTAGGCAATTTCATCAGTCAGAGGAAGACTATCCAAGCTATCTCCCGCCGGATTCTAAAGTGGGAGCTGGGCAAAAAAGTGAGAGAAAGAAGAGAACTCCAAGGGCCGACAGCGAGGGTCCAACCACAGAAGCAGATAGCGTTACCGATGGAGGAGGATTGAGCTCAGAAGAAATAAGATATTTTCATAGTGAGACGAGTGACGCCGAATTTGCAGCTGCTAACAATGAATTAAATGAGAGAGAACAAAAGAGATTGGGACAAATAGAAGAATATTTAAGAGATTCATTGGCTAAAGAGGGCAGTGAACTGGGCGTGAGGGGGGAAAAATTTGTTGAAAAATTAAAAGAATGGTGGGATTGGATGGCAGACAAGAATCTTTATGATCAGTGGTTGAAAAATACAAGATTTGGTGAAAAATTGGAGAGTTGGGAGCCAGAGGGCCGGGTCGGTAAGTTGGTAAAAGGAGCGGCAAAAGGATTTTTTCGCAGTGGGCTGGGTTTGCGAACAGCGGTGACAACTGGTTTAGCCTTGGGCACAGCTTCTTTGATTTTTAACCCAGTAACTTTTGCTTCAGCCTTGATGGCCGGAGATAAAATTGCATTGGCAACACTTTTTGGTTCCAGGCGCGCATTTGCCGGGTTGGGTGCGGGTATAGCAACTTTTGTGGGAGCGGAAAAATGGTCGCAGACAAGAAGAGCCAAGAAGACAAAGAAAATAGAAGAGTCACTGTTAGAAAAACAAGGAGAGGAGCAAGAATTAATGATAAAAAAAGATGAGATTGAAAAAATGACAGATGAACAATTAGATGATTATCTGGCTGATTTGTCATACGGAGACAGAGAAAAAAATAGTCAATTAATTGATATTTTGATCCAAGAAAAAGCCAAGAGGTTCGCTTGGCTGACAGATAGAGAAAAAAGCGGTATATCAGAGGAACAAGCAGGGGAGATGCTGAAAAATTGGCTGGAAGGAGCGAAGGGTAAATTGGAGGAAAATTTTAAAAAAGCTGGCTGGTCGCGTGCTGGTAGGGTGGCCTTGGGGGTTGGAATGGTGGCTTTCGTGGCCAGTGGTGTTGGCGGAAGGATTATAAAGGGAGCATGGCAGGGAATATTTGGTAGCGATGATGAAGTTGCTAATGTGGTGGCAGAAGGACAAATAAGGGGGTCGTCAGGGGTAGAAGTGGGGGAAAAGATTCCGTCAGACAGTGTGGAAGTCGGGAAGACAGAGGTCGTGCAGCAGGTGCCTGAGACAAAAATTGGCGCTCAGAGGGCAGAAAATTATTTGGGCCAAAAGGTAGATGCTCTAGTCACCGATAATGATACGGGAGTTATTTCGGTTTTAAGAAGACAATTAGAAGCGCAGCCAGAGATGTTTGGCTATGAAGAAGGATCAGGAGTGAACGTTTCTGAGTGGGCTGAGAAGCAGGCCAATACTATTGCTTTTAATGAGGGTTATGAAAATGTTTTGGTGAGAGAGCCGGGCAAGGTGTCTTATATTTTAGAGACAGAAAAAGGGCCGGATGGTAAAATTGTTGATTATCATATAAAAGAAGTTGATTATGCGACAGGGAAAGAGATTGGCGCTAGTGGTACAGTAAACGAATATGAATATCAAGAGTCAGCTGGGAATCCTCAGGCGGAGCAGCTACCAGCCAAAGAGACAGCGGCTGGTAAAGGAGCAGACTTATCGTTAGGTCAAGAAAGTCCACCATATAGTGAATTTCTTAAGCGAGACCCGGATGATGAGAGTTTGGTGGAAAAGTTTGGTTTAGATGACGATGGAAACACCAGTGGTTTGGTAGAAGAAGCGGCCGGAGAAACACCCTCAACTTCAGCAGAACAAGATTTAAGTGGAAAAGTTGAAACTGAAGTTGGAGAGCCAGCTGGAGGATCGCAAGGGCCAGAGGGGGTGGTAGAGAATAATGGCCCCTCTGGATTAACCTTTGAGCAGTTGTCAGAAGCATTAGACGATGGTCAAAAAACACTAGCGGAGAAATTAAAAATGTTACTCGATTATAATGATCGGGGCCGCAAGTGGACAGAGTTGTTCTCTAAGAGCATGGCTGATTATGTGCAAGAGAATATAGCCGGTGCGAATCAGCTGGAAGCCAAGGTTTTTGCTCAGTGCGTGGCTGATAGTCCACAGGTAGTTTTGGGTGGTGGAATAACACCCGAAAGAATAGCTGATTGGTTTGACGTATTCAAAAAAGGCGCGGCTAGCGTTGAGCTCCCGGACGGTAGTAAGAATTATTGGCAACCAAGATATTTGCCAGTAGGCGAAGATGGTGTTAAACAGATCTGCAACATCAAACCGGTGAGTGGGACGGGTGGTGAATGGTTTAATTTGGATAAAAATGGCGATGGCCTGCCAGATATGAGAGTAAGGAGAGGGTCATTGCAAGATATGTTGAATCCTCCAAAATCAGCGGTGGCAGAGGCGGCGGCGGAACAGACAGGAGCAGGAGCGAGAGCCAGTACTCAGCCAGAGCCGACTGTTGAGCAAGGAGGCGATATTCATTTAAAAAATAATAAAATAGGGACGCTTGATAGGGAGACCGTTGTTGAGGATGGCGGGGGCGTAAGAACCACTACGACAACAGAAAGAATGAACGCTA includes:
- a CDS encoding insulinase family protein, encoding MYKLSVLKNGIKVVTHNMPMAHGVTTSIFWGVGSRYENDRVAGVSHFLEHMFFKGTKNRPKPEDIARSIESVGGYLNAATSQESTIYYNRMPSAHSERALEVLADMMNNSLFEAEAMERERGVILEELNMYLDTPIRYISDLMMNLTFEGNTLGRDIIGTRESLKNMRRQDLIDYIKKHYQPQRMVVSVAGKLEHKKVVGQVTKYFGKVKPASRPKYSKVGAVKNGPRVLVHYKKTDQAHLAMSFRALPYNHKDIPVLTLLDTILGSGMSSRLFLNIREKLGLCYYVNSGTDQFEDTGLFAVNAGVNIEKTELAIRAIWEELQNIAKIKVSKKELAEAKECLRGGTSLEIDNTDNMAIWYGTQALFGKNIKTPEQKIKELLRVSENDIMKLARGLFQRERINLALIGPVGKKEKFLKFFN
- a CDS encoding AI-2E family transporter, producing MPIKIGSAEKALSYRSIMRVVVVFLALFFIYLVRDVLALLFVSVIFAAAIDPWVDWFKKRKVPRAISILFIYVLLIGVFSLIVVMLVPAMAEQIVQIVNNIPDYYEKISVGIHTLRERAGDSAAAVSSDSVVSTLQTLSTTLAQATKSIFVTVTSIFGGILSLFVVLVMTFYISVEEDGLKKFLKYLVPGKQRHYVMDLVDRMQMKVGLWLRGQLLLCFVVGILVYFGLLFLGVKYALLLALVAGILEIIPYLGPLLSGLIAVLVVSSDSWTKIVFVAALYLIVQQLENQVIVPKIMQRMVGLNPIVVIMVILIGVKLGGVVGGLLGVPVAAAISVYFDDILKERHEKEAAN